Proteins from one Flammeovirgaceae bacterium genomic window:
- the bshA gene encoding N-acetyl-alpha-D-glucosaminyl L-malate synthase BshA, protein MKIGIVCYPTFGGSGVVATELGKALAKGGHEIHFITYSQPSRLDFLNENLFYHEVDIRTYPLFEYPPYELALASKMVSVVKNEKLDLLHVHYAIPHASSAYMAKQILKTQGIVMPVVTTLHGTDITLVGKDASYEPVVTFSINESDGVTAVSKDLRYQTFEFFNITKDIEVIPNFIDLGKFKKQKKDHFKKAICPNGESLIVHISNFRKVKRIRDVVKIFNNIRKELPAKLLMIGDGPERTGAEKLAKKLGIEEDVRFLGKLEAIEEVLSVSDLFLMPSEKESFGLAALEAMACEVPVVSSNVGGIPELNIDGVTGFLSEVGDIDEMSKNALHILNKENLPAFKQKALMRAKEFDISKILPLYEDYYRKVIEQTAEKVVV, encoded by the coding sequence ATGAAAATAGGGATTGTGTGCTACCCAACTTTTGGTGGCAGTGGCGTGGTGGCCACCGAATTGGGAAAAGCCCTGGCCAAAGGGGGACATGAAATCCATTTCATTACCTATTCCCAGCCAAGCCGCTTGGATTTCCTCAATGAAAACCTCTTCTACCATGAAGTGGACATTCGCACCTACCCCCTATTTGAATACCCCCCTTACGAACTGGCCCTGGCGAGCAAAATGGTGAGCGTGGTGAAAAACGAAAAGCTCGACCTTCTTCACGTGCACTACGCCATCCCCCATGCTTCTTCGGCCTATATGGCCAAGCAAATTTTAAAAACACAGGGCATTGTGATGCCCGTGGTAACCACCTTGCACGGCACCGATATTACCCTGGTAGGCAAAGATGCATCCTATGAGCCTGTCGTAACGTTCAGCATCAACGAGTCGGATGGGGTGACGGCCGTGTCCAAAGACCTCCGTTATCAAACGTTTGAATTTTTCAACATCACCAAAGACATAGAGGTCATTCCCAACTTCATCGACCTGGGCAAGTTCAAAAAACAAAAAAAGGACCACTTCAAGAAGGCCATCTGCCCCAATGGCGAATCCCTCATCGTGCATATTTCCAATTTCAGGAAAGTAAAAAGGATACGGGACGTGGTAAAAATATTCAACAACATAAGGAAGGAACTTCCAGCCAAGCTCTTGATGATTGGCGATGGGCCGGAACGCACAGGGGCCGAGAAGTTGGCAAAGAAATTGGGCATCGAAGAGGATGTGCGTTTTTTGGGCAAGCTCGAAGCCATTGAGGAGGTGCTTTCCGTATCTGATTTGTTTTTGATGCCTTCCGAAAAAGAAAGTTTTGGGTTAGCGGCCCTGGAGGCCATGGCCTGCGAGGTGCCGGTGGTTTCTTCCAATGTAGGCGGTATCCCCGAACTTAACATTGATGGGGTAACCGGTTTTTTAAGCGAAGTCGGGGATATCGATGAAATGTCGAAAAACGCACTGCATATATTGAACAAGGAAAACCTCCCTGCCTTTAAGCAAAAGGCGCTGATGCGTGCCAAAGAATTTGATATATCAAAAATACTGCCCTTGTACGAAGATTATTATAGGAAAGTAATCGAACAAACAGCCGAAAAGGTGGTTGTCTAG
- the sucD gene encoding succinate--CoA ligase subunit alpha, whose protein sequence is MSVLVNKNSRIIVQGFTGSEGSFHAGQMIEYGTNVVGGVTPGKGGQEHLGRPVFNTVKEAVEKTGADVSIIFVPPAFAADSILEAADSGIKVVVAITEGIPVKDMMVVKKYVKEKRVTLVGPNCPGVITPGEAKVGIMPGFVFKKGKIGVVSKSGTLTYEAADQIVKAGLGISTAIGIGGDPIIGTPTKDAVEMLMNDPETDAVVMIGEIGGNYEAVAARWIKESGIKKPVVGFIAGQTAPPGRRMGHAGAIIGGAEDTAEAKMKIMRECGIHVVESPALIGETMLKALGKN, encoded by the coding sequence ATGAGCGTATTGGTAAACAAAAACTCCAGGATAATTGTCCAGGGATTTACAGGTTCGGAAGGGTCGTTCCATGCCGGGCAAATGATTGAATACGGGACCAATGTCGTGGGTGGCGTTACCCCGGGCAAAGGAGGACAGGAACACCTGGGGCGTCCTGTTTTCAATACCGTAAAAGAAGCCGTTGAAAAAACGGGAGCGGATGTGTCCATCATCTTTGTGCCCCCGGCCTTTGCCGCGGATTCCATTTTGGAAGCTGCGGATAGCGGGATCAAAGTGGTGGTGGCCATTACCGAGGGCATTCCTGTAAAGGACATGATGGTGGTAAAAAAGTACGTAAAAGAAAAAAGGGTAACCCTGGTAGGCCCCAATTGCCCTGGCGTGATCACCCCGGGCGAGGCCAAGGTGGGGATTATGCCCGGTTTTGTCTTTAAAAAAGGAAAAATCGGGGTGGTGTCAAAATCCGGTACCCTTACCTATGAGGCGGCAGACCAAATTGTAAAGGCAGGATTGGGGATAAGCACCGCCATTGGCATTGGCGGGGACCCCATTATCGGCACCCCAACCAAAGATGCCGTGGAGATGTTGATGAACGATCCGGAGACGGACGCGGTGGTGATGATCGGTGAGATAGGGGGAAACTACGAAGCCGTGGCGGCCCGCTGGATAAAAGAGAGCGGCATAAAAAAACCCGTAGTTGGGTTTATTGCCGGGCAGACAGCGCCTCCTGGCCGCAGGATGGGACATGCCGGGGCGATTATAGGCGGGGCGGAAGATACCGCTGAGGCCAAAATGAAAATTATGCGTGAATGTGGTATTCACGTAGTAGAGTCCCCGGCCCTTATCGGGGAGACCATGCTGAAGGCATTGGGCAAAAACTAA
- a CDS encoding serine hydrolase → MLKKVLIVLLMGAGVSSVLAQDKKNQWVDSVFQSLSTEEKIGQLFVLPISSYAAPDELENFFEGFRGHPGGIMITGGGPVGTASLINQLQEKSNVPLLVMMDAENGPGKVLDSLMQFPYPLALGAIADNSRMEALGAEIARQMKLLGINMNMAPNIGSALSSSQPFGFYGTSKASVASKAIPFMHGLQNNGVLAVAKGYTGFPGNAYGMPPDDGLPGPPLDTLAPYPFDQLVKAGIKGINTSHLDFPPLSGKKVAPAALSQSFVTGTLKGKWQFNGLAVAEIPYAQSISGTKSESEGLAFETGNDLLIGPENINAAIRKIRSIIKRNIPLKLQLDNSVKRILAAKYEAGLAQYVPSNVDNLIDRINTPKSNAFNYGLATASITLVGNPSGLIPLRALEGKKFAAIAIGEGDSKTFLQYLNNYSHFDSYTINAMGDTSRLALPVKDYDLLVIGFFSMNPSEKTIFIQWANKLMASQKTIVASFGNPFDLAGLEAPEALLLSYTAQAPVPMLTAQVIFGAQQATGTAPVAVKNLFDKNEGNPNPTLDRLSYGIPEQVEMDARTLEKIDAIVKQAIDSGATPGCNIIVARNGKVILDKAYGWRTYDSLERVTPQTIYDLASITKVAATLQTVMFMQERNIIDINKKLSVYLPELKNTNKKDFIIKDILTHQAGLWPYLPYWLQTMEDSTLMPNYYSTVQNPDYPFPVSKDLFASKIMRDSMWHWIVNAKIREKQPRTPYDYTYSDMGFYMMQHLAEKMLNQPIQDFLEQNIYGPIGAVTTGFLPLERFPEHQMAPTEVDKQFRGSTLVGYVHDQGAAMFGGVAGHAGLFSNANDLAKLGQMWLQKGEYGGVRFFKPKTIELFTQKQYETSRRGLGWDKPTISDWNGPTTLYASPKTFGHTGFTGTAIWVDPEFNLVFVFLSNRVYPDMLNNKLLTANIRPRIQEIIYRSIFEYCKRGN, encoded by the coding sequence ATGCTAAAAAAAGTTTTGATTGTTTTGTTGATGGGGGCAGGGGTTTCCAGCGTTTTGGCGCAAGACAAAAAAAACCAGTGGGTAGACAGTGTTTTCCAATCGCTCAGTACGGAGGAGAAGATAGGCCAGTTGTTTGTATTGCCCATTTCCTCCTATGCGGCCCCCGATGAACTGGAAAATTTTTTTGAAGGTTTCCGCGGCCATCCGGGAGGCATCATGATTACCGGTGGGGGGCCTGTGGGCACTGCCAGCCTTATCAACCAGTTGCAAGAAAAATCAAACGTTCCTTTACTGGTGATGATGGATGCCGAAAACGGGCCTGGCAAGGTATTGGACAGCCTGATGCAATTTCCATACCCGCTTGCGTTGGGTGCCATTGCCGACAATTCCAGGATGGAAGCGTTGGGGGCTGAAATTGCAAGGCAAATGAAACTGCTGGGCATCAACATGAATATGGCGCCCAACATAGGCAGCGCCCTTTCCTCCAGCCAGCCATTTGGTTTTTATGGAACCAGCAAGGCATCCGTTGCTTCAAAGGCCATACCCTTCATGCACGGGTTGCAAAACAATGGGGTATTGGCCGTGGCAAAGGGCTACACGGGCTTTCCGGGCAATGCCTATGGCATGCCACCAGATGATGGCCTTCCCGGTCCGCCATTGGACACCCTGGCCCCCTACCCTTTCGATCAACTGGTAAAGGCAGGCATCAAAGGCATCAACACTTCCCATTTGGATTTCCCACCGTTGTCGGGGAAGAAGGTGGCCCCTGCCGCATTGTCCCAATCGTTCGTTACCGGCACATTGAAAGGAAAATGGCAATTTAACGGCCTGGCCGTTGCCGAAATCCCCTATGCCCAAAGCATTTCCGGAACCAAAAGCGAAAGTGAAGGACTTGCCTTTGAAACCGGTAACGACCTGTTGATTGGGCCGGAAAACATCAATGCAGCTATCAGGAAAATCCGATCCATCATAAAACGCAACATCCCCCTTAAGCTACAACTTGACAACAGTGTGAAAAGGATACTGGCGGCCAAATATGAGGCAGGGTTGGCCCAATATGTCCCTTCCAATGTTGACAACCTGATTGACCGCATTAACACACCAAAATCCAACGCCTTTAATTATGGGTTGGCCACGGCATCCATCACGCTGGTTGGCAACCCATCAGGACTAATACCCCTGAGGGCCCTGGAGGGAAAAAAGTTTGCCGCTATTGCCATCGGGGAGGGTGACTCCAAAACCTTCCTCCAATACCTCAACAATTACAGCCACTTCGATTCGTACACCATAAATGCGATGGGCGACACCAGCCGCCTGGCCTTGCCGGTGAAGGATTATGACCTTCTGGTAATTGGCTTTTTTTCGATGAATCCCTCAGAAAAAACCATTTTCATACAATGGGCAAACAAACTTATGGCAAGCCAAAAAACCATTGTGGCGTCATTTGGCAACCCCTTCGACCTTGCCGGGCTTGAGGCACCGGAAGCTTTGCTGCTTTCCTATACCGCGCAGGCCCCCGTGCCTATGTTGACCGCCCAGGTCATCTTTGGTGCCCAACAAGCCACCGGCACCGCCCCTGTTGCCGTAAAAAATTTGTTTGATAAAAACGAGGGGAACCCCAACCCTACCCTGGACAGGCTCTCCTATGGAATACCCGAGCAGGTGGAAATGGACGCGCGGACACTGGAAAAGATTGACGCCATCGTGAAGCAGGCCATTGATTCTGGTGCCACCCCCGGATGCAACATCATCGTTGCCCGCAACGGCAAGGTAATATTGGACAAAGCCTATGGCTGGAGGACCTACGACAGCCTTGAGCGGGTAACCCCTCAAACCATATACGACCTTGCCTCCATCACCAAAGTGGCCGCCACCCTGCAAACGGTTATGTTCATGCAAGAAAGAAATATCATTGACATCAACAAAAAACTGTCGGTGTACCTGCCAGAGCTAAAAAACACCAACAAAAAAGATTTTATCATAAAGGACATACTCACCCACCAGGCGGGCCTCTGGCCGTACCTTCCCTACTGGCTCCAAACCATGGAAGACTCAACCCTTATGCCCAACTATTACAGCACCGTTCAAAATCCCGACTACCCCTTTCCGGTATCCAAGGATTTGTTTGCCAGCAAAATAATGAGGGACAGCATGTGGCACTGGATTGTCAATGCAAAAATCCGCGAAAAGCAGCCCAGGACACCTTACGACTATACCTATAGCGACATGGGCTTTTACATGATGCAACACCTGGCCGAGAAAATGTTGAACCAGCCCATTCAGGATTTTCTAGAACAAAACATTTACGGCCCTATCGGGGCTGTCACAACCGGTTTTTTGCCCTTGGAAAGGTTTCCCGAGCACCAGATGGCCCCCACCGAGGTCGACAAGCAGTTCAGGGGGAGCACGTTGGTGGGGTATGTGCACGACCAGGGCGCGGCCATGTTTGGGGGCGTGGCAGGGCATGCCGGCCTGTTTAGCAATGCCAATGACCTGGCCAAACTCGGCCAGATGTGGCTGCAGAAAGGCGAATATGGCGGGGTCCGGTTTTTTAAGCCCAAGACCATCGAACTGTTTACGCAAAAACAATATGAAACCAGCAGGCGCGGCCTGGGCTGGGACAAGCCCACGATAAGCGACTGGAACGGCCCCACCACACTTTATGCTTCCCCAAAAACCTTCGGCCACACCGGCTTTACGGGAACGGCCATTTGGGTAGACCCTGAATTCAACCTGGTTTTTGTCTTCTTGTCCAACCGGGTATACCCCGATATGTTGAACAATAAACTATTGACGGCCAATATCCGCCCCCGGATACAGGAAATCATCTACCGGTCGATATTTGAATATTGCAAGCGCGGAAATTGA
- a CDS encoding sterol desaturase family protein, with the protein MKNNNKPQNKGSKQLFKNPILEKLSRTHIAVPITVFFVYSTALLYWNVTHTPLSLGMSILLFFVGLVSFTWVEYMVHRYLFHMETYTKLRARFQYTMHGVHHEFPKDKDRLAMPPLLSITISTLLLFLFRLVLDDLVFAFLPGFLVGYALYLAVHYMVHAFQPPKNVFKFLWINHSIHHYKDEHCVFGVSSPLWDYVYGTMTPIGHKAKNRLPAKA; encoded by the coding sequence ATGAAAAACAATAACAAGCCCCAAAACAAAGGAAGCAAGCAGCTGTTTAAAAACCCTATCCTGGAAAAGCTCTCCAGGACCCACATCGCAGTCCCCATCACGGTTTTCTTTGTCTATTCCACGGCATTGCTTTACTGGAACGTGACCCACACCCCATTGTCGTTGGGCATGTCCATCCTCCTGTTTTTTGTTGGCCTGGTTTCGTTCACATGGGTGGAGTATATGGTGCACCGTTATTTGTTCCATATGGAAACCTACACAAAATTGCGGGCCAGGTTTCAATACACCATGCACGGGGTACACCACGAGTTCCCAAAAGACAAAGACAGGCTGGCCATGCCGCCCCTACTCAGCATTACCATCTCCACCCTGTTGTTGTTCCTGTTCCGGTTGGTGTTGGATGACCTGGTGTTTGCGTTTTTGCCTGGGTTCCTGGTGGGGTATGCCTTGTATTTGGCCGTGCATTACATGGTGCACGCCTTTCAGCCACCAAAAAATGTGTTTAAGTTCCTCTGGATAAACCACAGCATCCACCATTATAAAGACGAGCATTGTGTTTTTGGTGTGTCTTCCCCACTCTGGGACTATGTGTACGGCACCATGACGCCCATCGGCCATAAAGCCAAAAACCGATTGCCTGCCAAGGCATAG
- a CDS encoding sigma 54-interacting transcriptional regulator yields the protein MTGKDKIKTLGQLKRAGYRSKGIKEELRDNLVLNLRQRQNVFEGIWGYGQTVIPDLERAILAGHDINLLGLRGQAKTRIARLMAQLLDEHIPIIEGSELNDDPLCPISRYGRDKVEELGEETPIAWVHRDERYTEKLATPDVSIADLIGDVDPIKAAALKLPYSDERVIHFGLIPRSHRGIFVINELPDLQARIQVALFNILQEGDIQIRGFKLRLPLDIQFVFTANPEDYTNRGSIVTPLKDRIDSQIITHYPKSIEIGKRITEQEAHIWEAQEKIVSSTEIVKDLVEQVAIEARKSEFVDAKSGVSARLTISAYESLVAAAERRSILNNESNTHIRITDFIGVVPSITGKVELVYEGEQEGPGIVAQNLIGKAIRSQFRGYFPDPDKFRKQKEKSPYKKITQWFGDGHAIDLLHDMPDAEFKKVLEGVPGLKELVNEHHGREDKTTKLLLMEFALYGLAEYSQISKNNIVNGLQFKDLLSGMFSLPTEEESGDEDEDALGGTMNQL from the coding sequence ATGACCGGTAAAGACAAAATAAAAACCCTGGGCCAGCTCAAAAGGGCGGGATATCGTTCCAAAGGCATAAAAGAAGAACTTAGGGACAACCTGGTGCTGAACCTCCGTCAAAGGCAAAACGTATTTGAGGGGATATGGGGCTACGGGCAAACCGTCATTCCGGATTTGGAGCGGGCCATCCTGGCCGGCCACGACATCAACCTGTTGGGGCTAAGGGGGCAGGCCAAGACCAGGATTGCCAGGCTAATGGCCCAACTTCTGGATGAGCACATTCCCATTATTGAAGGATCAGAGTTGAATGACGACCCACTGTGCCCCATTTCACGATATGGGCGGGACAAGGTGGAAGAACTTGGCGAGGAAACGCCCATTGCCTGGGTCCATCGCGATGAAAGGTACACGGAAAAGCTGGCCACGCCAGATGTGTCCATTGCCGACCTTATCGGTGACGTGGACCCCATCAAGGCGGCCGCTTTGAAGCTGCCCTATTCGGACGAGCGGGTGATCCATTTCGGGTTGATACCGCGGTCGCACAGGGGCATCTTTGTCATTAACGAGTTGCCCGACCTCCAGGCCAGGATACAGGTGGCCCTTTTTAACATCCTACAGGAGGGAGACATCCAGATCAGGGGGTTTAAGCTAAGGTTGCCCCTCGATATTCAATTTGTGTTTACCGCCAATCCGGAAGATTACACCAACCGCGGAAGCATCGTAACGCCATTAAAAGACAGGATCGACAGCCAAATCATCACGCACTACCCAAAATCCATCGAGATAGGCAAAAGGATCACCGAACAGGAAGCGCATATATGGGAAGCACAGGAAAAAATAGTATCGTCCACCGAAATTGTTAAAGACCTGGTGGAGCAAGTGGCCATAGAGGCACGCAAGAGCGAATTTGTGGATGCAAAGAGCGGTGTGTCCGCGCGCCTCACCATTTCCGCATATGAAAGCCTGGTGGCTGCCGCTGAACGCAGGAGCATATTGAACAACGAAAGCAATACCCATATTAGGATCACGGATTTTATTGGCGTGGTCCCATCCATTACCGGTAAGGTGGAATTGGTGTACGAAGGGGAGCAGGAAGGCCCGGGGATAGTGGCGCAAAACCTTATTGGCAAGGCCATTCGGTCCCAATTCAGGGGATATTTTCCCGATCCCGACAAATTCAGGAAACAAAAAGAAAAAAGCCCCTATAAAAAGATAACGCAATGGTTTGGCGATGGCCACGCAATAGACTTGCTGCACGACATGCCCGATGCCGAATTCAAAAAGGTATTGGAGGGCGTGCCGGGGCTCAAAGAGCTGGTAAACGAGCACCATGGCAGGGAGGACAAAACCACCAAGCTGCTATTGATGGAGTTTGCCCTATATGGGCTGGCCGAGTACAGCCAAATCAGCAAAAACAACATCGTTAACGGGCTTCAATTCAAAGACCTGCTTAGTGGCATGTTTAGCCTCCCTACGGAGGAGGAAAGCGGGGACGAAGACGAGGATGCCCTGGGCGGGACCATGAACCAGCTTTAA
- a CDS encoding PhoH family protein: MAKRKKDNKVFVLDTSVIIYEHNSILNFEEHDIGIPITVLEELDNFKKGNDTKNFEAREFIRLIDKLAKDQMLHHWNPLNGRDKGRFKVLMDTSSNGTLDANKIFNEDKADHRILNSALLLQKEEKGKKVILVSKDVNLRLKAKALGLQAEDYTTGKIQNISSLYTGKTIIEDVDPNVINLLYDKGYCPPADILGKQTPMKNHYYIFKSGKKSVLAFYNSANGMVEQVEKRNAYGIKPRNAEQAFAIHAVLKPEVKLVSIQGVAGTGKTLIALAAALEQKKEFKQIYLARPIVPLSNKDIGFLPGDIKSKINPYMEPLWDNLKFIQNQYGEGDKEYSKISEMINFEKLVITPLAYIRGRSLSNICFIVDEAQNLTPHEVKTIITRAGENTKIIFTGDIHQIDTPYLDAQSNGLSNLIDRLKDHELYAHITLEKGERSELANLANELL, encoded by the coding sequence ATGGCAAAAAGAAAGAAGGACAATAAAGTATTTGTGCTTGACACTTCGGTAATCATTTACGAGCATAACAGCATTCTCAATTTTGAGGAACACGATATTGGCATCCCCATTACCGTACTGGAAGAACTTGACAATTTTAAGAAAGGGAACGACACAAAAAATTTTGAGGCGCGGGAATTTATCCGCCTTATCGACAAACTGGCCAAAGACCAGATGCTGCACCACTGGAACCCGCTTAACGGACGTGACAAGGGCCGCTTTAAGGTGCTAATGGACACCAGCAGCAACGGCACATTGGATGCGAATAAAATTTTCAATGAAGATAAAGCAGACCATCGTATTCTAAACTCCGCTTTGCTCCTTCAAAAGGAAGAAAAAGGGAAAAAGGTGATCCTGGTCTCCAAAGATGTAAACCTAAGGCTGAAGGCAAAGGCACTGGGGCTGCAGGCAGAGGATTATACAACAGGGAAAATCCAGAACATCAGCTCTTTGTACACAGGGAAAACCATCATTGAAGATGTGGACCCCAACGTGATCAACCTGCTTTACGATAAGGGCTATTGCCCTCCCGCAGACATCCTGGGGAAGCAAACCCCCATGAAAAACCACTATTACATTTTCAAGAGCGGGAAAAAGTCGGTACTCGCCTTTTACAACTCCGCCAACGGCATGGTGGAGCAGGTGGAAAAAAGAAATGCGTACGGCATCAAGCCCCGCAATGCGGAGCAGGCCTTTGCCATCCATGCCGTACTGAAGCCGGAAGTCAAACTGGTGTCCATCCAGGGCGTGGCGGGCACGGGCAAAACCCTGATTGCGCTGGCGGCTGCCCTGGAGCAGAAAAAAGAGTTCAAGCAAATCTACCTGGCAAGGCCTATTGTGCCTTTGAGCAATAAGGATATCGGTTTTCTTCCCGGGGACATAAAGTCAAAGATCAACCCCTATATGGAACCCCTGTGGGACAACTTAAAGTTTATTCAAAACCAGTACGGGGAGGGCGACAAAGAATACAGCAAAATCTCCGAGATGATCAATTTTGAAAAACTGGTGATCACGCCCCTGGCCTATATCCGGGGTCGGAGCCTCTCCAATATATGCTTTATCGTGGACGAGGCACAAAACCTTACCCCCCATGAAGTGAAAACCATTATCACACGCGCAGGGGAAAACACAAAAATCATTTTCACAGGCGATATCCACCAGATCGACACGCCCTACCTGGACGCACAGAGCAACGGGCTTTCCAACCTAATCGACAGGCTGAAAGACCATGAGCTATATGCCCACATCACCCTGGAAAAAGGGGAGCGCTCCGAGCTGGCCAACCTGGCCAATGAATTGCTGTGA
- a CDS encoding CHASE2 domain-containing protein — MKKFWIDTTLATAFVFVTLGGIVEITDLKIFSAFDPLGQALGDMELTDIAFSQLREDPELDLRVVMVNISKLSRREIAQQINVISQYNPKVIGLDTFFNCPENLRDTINCPPLADVMGNYMLSKAIADAGNVVMVTKVLQSDSLAATGIVDQYDSLEHTDMEIRGNAMEGFANLETDAETQESFKACRSFVPQISIKGDTVLAFSVKVAMMYDSVKTKKFLARGNYSETINYRGNILDLHNASAFSGRYFALDWYQALDPEYVLPDLIKDKIVIFGYMGDDFDDTSWDDKLFTPLNKQYAGKTNPDMYGPVVHANIVSMILNEDYIDELADWQEWAIAIVLCFLNVALFWYIYEKSPDWFDGVSVLLQLVQIILLSFIMIYFFNWYSFKLNLTVSLGALAVVGTCFELYQSAVLKIFFWAKGRITKRKARVLTPE, encoded by the coding sequence ATGAAAAAATTCTGGATTGATACTACCCTTGCCACCGCTTTTGTGTTCGTGACGCTCGGGGGCATTGTGGAAATCACCGACTTGAAGATTTTCAGCGCGTTCGATCCATTAGGCCAGGCTTTGGGCGATATGGAGCTGACCGACATCGCTTTCTCCCAACTGCGTGAAGACCCAGAGCTGGACCTTCGCGTGGTCATGGTGAATATTTCCAAACTATCCCGCAGGGAGATAGCCCAACAGATCAACGTGATCAGCCAATACAACCCCAAGGTAATTGGCCTTGATACTTTTTTTAACTGCCCTGAAAACCTTCGCGATACCATCAACTGCCCGCCCCTGGCCGATGTAATGGGAAACTATATGCTCAGCAAAGCGATCGCGGACGCGGGCAATGTGGTGATGGTAACAAAAGTCCTACAAAGCGACTCATTGGCCGCTACCGGTATTGTTGACCAGTACGATTCCCTGGAACATACGGATATGGAGATCAGGGGCAATGCGATGGAAGGATTTGCCAACCTGGAAACAGATGCGGAAACCCAGGAGTCGTTTAAGGCCTGCCGCAGCTTTGTCCCCCAAATATCAATAAAGGGCGACACGGTCCTGGCTTTTTCCGTAAAGGTGGCCATGATGTACGATTCCGTGAAAACAAAAAAATTCCTTGCCCGTGGCAACTATTCCGAAACCATAAACTACAGGGGCAATATCCTGGACCTTCACAATGCTTCCGCCTTTTCCGGAAGGTATTTTGCGTTGGACTGGTACCAGGCCCTGGACCCTGAATACGTTTTGCCAGATTTAATAAAGGATAAAATCGTGATTTTCGGATATATGGGCGATGATTTTGACGATACTTCCTGGGACGACAAGCTCTTTACCCCATTGAACAAGCAGTATGCCGGCAAGACCAACCCCGATATGTACGGCCCGGTGGTCCATGCCAATATCGTGTCCATGATACTGAACGAGGATTACATTGATGAATTGGCCGATTGGCAGGAGTGGGCGATAGCCATCGTTTTGTGTTTTTTAAACGTGGCACTATTTTGGTATATCTACGAGAAGTCACCGGATTGGTTTGATGGGGTCAGTGTGCTCCTCCAGCTGGTACAGATTATATTATTGTCGTTCATAATGATCTATTTCTTCAATTGGTACAGTTTCAAGCTGAATTTGACCGTTTCCTTGGGTGCCCTGGCGGTGGTGGGGACCTGTTTTGAGCTGTACCAGAGCGCGGTCTTGAAGATATTCTTTTGGGCTAAAGGCCGGATTACCAAACGGAAAGCCAGGGTATTAACCCCTGAATAA
- a CDS encoding VWA domain-containing protein: MLGYRFSKYAPPPQSGNNDFDRLLKIFMQLVLITSGNVAEALQWLTEVDRQYKLTDGKYGMGDFIEDLKEKGIISEEGPTGEFKLKAKGEQDLRKSALEEIFGKLKKSKTGEHKTHHSGQGDEATSDRRAYEFGDTLEQISITDSIKNAQINHGLDDFRMTENDLEVMESEFKTQTSTVLMIDISHSMILYGEDRITPAKKVAMALAELITKRYPKDTLDILVFGNDAWQIEIKDLPYLKVGPYHTNTVAGLELAMDILRRRKNANKQVFMITDGKPTCVKKGIKYYKNSFGLDPRILKQTLNLAGQLRKLKIPVTTFMIATDPYLKAFVREFTRANNGNAYYSSLQGLGNLVFEDFRRNRRKNL, encoded by the coding sequence ATGTTAGGATATAGGTTTTCAAAGTACGCGCCACCACCACAAAGCGGGAACAACGACTTTGACCGGCTATTGAAAATATTCATGCAATTGGTACTGATCACCTCAGGCAACGTGGCCGAGGCGCTACAGTGGCTCACCGAGGTGGACCGCCAGTACAAACTTACGGATGGGAAATACGGGATGGGCGATTTTATTGAAGATTTGAAGGAGAAGGGGATCATAAGCGAAGAAGGCCCCACCGGGGAGTTTAAATTAAAAGCCAAAGGGGAGCAGGATTTGAGGAAGTCTGCTTTGGAGGAGATATTTGGCAAGCTGAAAAAATCAAAAACCGGGGAGCACAAGACCCACCACAGTGGGCAGGGCGATGAGGCCACCAGCGACAGGCGCGCATATGAGTTTGGCGACACGTTGGAACAAATTTCCATCACCGACTCCATAAAGAACGCGCAAATCAATCATGGGCTGGACGATTTTCGCATGACCGAAAACGACCTGGAGGTAATGGAAAGCGAATTTAAAACACAGACTTCTACCGTGTTGATGATCGACATCTCCCACTCCATGATACTGTATGGTGAAGACCGGATCACCCCGGCCAAAAAAGTGGCCATGGCCTTGGCCGAATTGATCACAAAAAGATACCCAAAAGACACTTTGGACATATTGGTTTTTGGGAACGATGCCTGGCAAATAGAAATCAAAGACCTGCCTTACCTGAAGGTAGGCCCCTACCACACCAATACCGTGGCAGGCCTGGAACTGGCCATGGACATCCTGAGGAGAAGGAAGAATGCCAACAAGCAGGTCTTCATGATTACCGATGGCAAGCCCACCTGCGTGAAGAAAGGCATAAAGTATTATAAAAACAGCTTTGGGCTCGACCCCAGGATATTGAAACAGACCCTAAACCTGGCAGGCCAGTTGCGCAAGTTAAAAATCCCGGTGACCACATTTATGATTGCCACCGACCCTTACCTGAAAGCCTTCGTCAGGGAATTCACCAGGGCCAATAACGGCAACGCCTATTACAGCAGCCTGCAGGGGCTGGGCAACCTGGTATTTGAGGACTTTAGAAGGAACAGAAGGAAAAACCTATAA